The stretch of DNA GAGCTGAGCGTGGTCCGCTACGGCAGGCTGGCCGGTGGCGCGCATGCCGTCCGCGGTGCGCCGCCGATGCCGATCGTCGAGGCGCTGCGGGCATCCGCGACGACCGTGCTCGAACCGGTGGACGCCGGACCGCTCGGCGGAGCACCGGCGGAGGAGGTCGCGCTCATCGAGCGTTGGATCACCGAACCGGGCGCCCGGATCGTCCAGACGACCCAGCCGCTGTCGCTTCCGATCGGATGCGCGCAACGATGGACGGGATTCTCCGCGACCGCACGTCTGGCCCGGGATGCGGCCGTGCGATGACCCGGCCTCGGATTAGAGTCGAGACATGATCACTGCCATCGTCCTCATCGGCGCCGACATCCACCAGATCCCCGAGACCGCGCAGGCCGTCGCGAACATCCCCGGAGTCACCGAGGTCTATTCGTGCGCCGGCGACGTCGATCTCATCGCCAAAGTGCGCGTGCGCAACCACGACGAGATCGCGGACGTGGTCACCGCCAAGATCAACCGCCTGCCGGGCGTGCGGTCGAGCGCCACGCACATCGCGTTCCGCAGTTATGCCAGCGCCGAGGTCGACGGCGGCTTCTCCATCGGTGAAGAGGACTGACGCCCGCCTCCTCGCAGAACAGACGGCCCGGCCGCTATTCGGCGAGCAGCCGAGTCTGCGCCGCCCAGGCGTCCAGCAGTCGAGCGGCGGCGCCCGAGTCGATCACCTCGTCGACGCGAGCCGCCGCGGTCCGCAGCGCGGCCAGGAGTCCCGCATCGTCGTACAGACCCGACTGCTCCACCGCGACGAGTGCGGCGGCGGCGTTGAGGACCACGGCGTCGCGCACCGGTCCTCGTCGCCCGGCGAACAGCTCGCGCGCGATCTGCGCGTTCACCGACGCGTCACCGCCCTGCAGTGCGGACAGCTCGACCGGCTCGATGCCGAGATCCCGGGGATCGATCGACAGCTCGCGCACCCGGCCGTCGAACACCTGCCACACACTCGAGGTCGTGGTGGTGGTCAACTCGTCCAGCCCGTCGTCGCCGCGGACCACGAGCACGCGGTTCCCACGATCGGCGAAGGTGCGCGCCAGGACGGGCGCCAGCTCCTCGAAGGCGCAACCGATGAGCCCGGCGGTCGGCGACGCCGGGTTGGTCAGCGGGCCGAGGACGTTGAAGACCGTCGGGATGCCGATCTCCTTGCGCGGCGGCCCGGTGAAGCGGAACGCCGGGTGGAACACCGGCGCGAAGCAGAAGCCGATGCCGACGGCGTCCACGCACGCACGCACGGCCTCGGGACCGAGAGTGATGTTCACGCCGAGGGCCTCGAGGACGTCCGCGCCGCCGCTCTTCGACGAGGCCGCGCGATTGCCGTGCTTCACGACGGGCACGCCCGCGGCGGCCACCACCACCGACGTCATCGTCGAGATGTTGACCGTGTGCGAACGGTCGCCTCCGGTGCCCACGATGTCGACCGCGTCGCCCTCGACGGTGATCCGGTTGGCCATCGCCAGCATCGTCTCGGCCAGACCGAGCAGTTCCGACGGGGCCGCACCCTTCATCTTGATGCCGACACCGAGCGCGGCGATTTGCGCACCGGTCGCCGAGTCGGACATGATCTCGCCCATCGCCCAGGCCGCCTCGTCGACGCTCAGATCGATTCCGTCGGTGGCTTTGCCCAGGATCTGCGGCCAGGTGTATTCGCGAGTGCTCACTCGATCACCCTATCGACCGTCGCATCCACCGCTCCACTCACTTCTCCGACTCGGCGGGGGCGTCGAGAACCCACCAGCCCACCGCATGGCCCCCGCTTCGGGACGCGAGGCTCGCACATCGCGACCGCTCCTGGGACACCGTTCGCGCATCCACCGACTGCACCCGAGCGAGAGCGACGGCCACGAGAGGCTCGTCGGGGCGCGGATCCTCCGGTCGCGTCGACACCTCTGCATAGCCCTCCAGCGCCGCCGACTCGATCGCGGCGTCCACTCCCGATTCGGGCACGAACACCAGCAGTCTCAGCACGACGGGACCCGCGATCGAGACGGCGGCCGATTCGAGCACCGTCGACGTCGCGACCGCGTCGTCGGTCGAACCGACGAGCACGACGAGATCCTCGTCGTCCGGTCGGGGCACGCGAATCGGACCTGTCGAACGCCGCAGGCGACCGGCGAGTCTGCCGAGCACCGTCTGTCTGCTGTCACCACTCATGTGAACGAGGAAACCACGCAGCGGGCGAGGACACGCCGACCGCCCGACGGGCACCGCCTCTACCTGCACCGGAACACCGGCCGCAGGCGAATTCCCTACCCGGCTGGCAATCGGTTACTACGAACCGTCATACTTCTTGATGTGACTAGCGCTGTGGGTAACTCCGGAACCGCCATCACCTCACGCGTGCACTCGCTGAACCGTCCGAACATGGTCAGCGTCGGCACCATCGTGTGGTTGTCGAGCGAGTTGATGTTCTTCGCCGGCCTGTTTGCGATGTACTTCGTCGCGCGGGCCAACGCCTCTGACGGGTGGCCTCAGCCCCCCGCCCATCTGAACCTGGCTCTCGCCGTGCCGGTGACCCTCGTGCTGATCCTCAGCTCGGTCACCTGTCAGTACGGCGTGTTCGCCGCTGAGCGGGGTGACGTCTACGGCCTCCGCCGCTGGTACACCCTCACCCTCGTGATGGGCACCTTCTTCGTGTGCGGCCAGGCATACGAG from Gordonia humi encodes:
- a CDS encoding cytochrome c oxidase subunit 3, translated to MTSAVGNSGTAITSRVHSLNRPNMVSVGTIVWLSSELMFFAGLFAMYFVARANASDGWPQPPAHLNLALAVPVTLVLILSSVTCQYGVFAAERGDVYGLRRWYTLTLVMGTFFVCGQAYEYYTLVGEGLTLSSNAYGSVFYMATGFHGMHVIGGLLAFVFLLVRTRLSKFTPAQATAAIVVSYYWHFVDVVWIALFVVIYFIR
- a CDS encoding Lrp/AsnC family transcriptional regulator: MITAIVLIGADIHQIPETAQAVANIPGVTEVYSCAGDVDLIAKVRVRNHDEIADVVTAKINRLPGVRSSATHIAFRSYASAEVDGGFSIGEED
- the trpD gene encoding anthranilate phosphoribosyltransferase, with translation MSTREYTWPQILGKATDGIDLSVDEAAWAMGEIMSDSATGAQIAALGVGIKMKGAAPSELLGLAETMLAMANRITVEGDAVDIVGTGGDRSHTVNISTMTSVVVAAAGVPVVKHGNRAASSKSGGADVLEALGVNITLGPEAVRACVDAVGIGFCFAPVFHPAFRFTGPPRKEIGIPTVFNVLGPLTNPASPTAGLIGCAFEELAPVLARTFADRGNRVLVVRGDDGLDELTTTTTSSVWQVFDGRVRELSIDPRDLGIEPVELSALQGGDASVNAQIARELFAGRRGPVRDAVVLNAAAALVAVEQSGLYDDAGLLAALRTAAARVDEVIDSGAAARLLDAWAAQTRLLAE